In one window of Candidatus Bathyarchaeota archaeon DNA:
- a CDS encoding CoA pyrophosphatase: MAVTPMLNHITMIIRNRHTKQDDSAHAAVTMLFIETGGTLKVLLVMRAIRTGYPWSGNMAFPGGRRDHGDPDLMATAYRETQEETGIDLTHCKTIGPLDGLHSTVIPDLCIQPFMFFCKDPPEMVLNEELIAHYWIPLEELDVSRGKTRVGPREVPAYLLKGKVIWGLTYRMLEKVFDILNGET; encoded by the coding sequence ATGGCGGTAACCCCCATGCTCAACCACATTACTATGATTATCCGGAATAGGCACACAAAACAAGATGACTCTGCCCACGCAGCTGTAACCATGCTATTTATTGAGACTGGGGGAACACTCAAAGTCCTTCTTGTTATGAGAGCAATACGCACGGGATATCCCTGGTCTGGAAATATGGCGTTCCCCGGAGGAAGGCGAGACCACGGAGATCCAGACCTCATGGCAACAGCATACAGGGAAACACAGGAGGAAACAGGGATAGACCTGACACATTGCAAGACCATTGGACCTCTTGACGGCCTCCACTCGACGGTGATTCCCGATCTATGCATACAACCTTTCATGTTCTTCTGTAAGGATCCCCCAGAGATGGTCCTGAACGAGGAGCTCATAGCGCACTATTGGATACCCCTTGAGGAGTTGGATGTGTCCCGGGGCAAAACCAGGGTAGGTCCTCGAGAAGTTCCCGCATACCTCCTCAAAGGAAAAGTAATATGGGGTCTCACTTACAGGATGCTAGAGAAAGTTTTTGACATTCTCAATGGCGAGACATAG
- a CDS encoding aldolase/citrate lyase family protein, with the protein MKNLVKRKLKAGKPSIGTWITVGHPDVSMYLADLGFDWLVCDMEHGPFGPETYHFMVQTMLYNRENCLPMARIPWNDLIWAKKAMDAGATGLVIPRVETAEMAQETVRIMKYPPKGERGAGPRLAAFQDPDYFTTVNEESLVVVMIETQRGLNNIDEIFAVEGVDACFVGPSDFTLDMGIHRQYTHPRFTDALDMIIRAGEEYGVAPGMHCQTSSGPTNISNAIEQGFKFCAVSSDVGFLRAAAADAINEVKGWKASEREEIEL; encoded by the coding sequence ATGAAGAACCTGGTTAAAAGAAAGCTCAAGGCAGGTAAACCCAGCATCGGCACATGGATCACAGTAGGCCATCCCGACGTCTCGATGTACCTCGCCGACCTAGGATTCGACTGGCTCGTCTGTGATATGGAGCACGGCCCTTTCGGCCCCGAGACGTATCATTTCATGGTCCAAACGATGCTCTACAACCGGGAAAACTGCCTGCCTATGGCCCGTATACCATGGAACGACCTTATTTGGGCTAAGAAGGCTATGGACGCCGGTGCTACGGGTCTCGTTATCCCCCGAGTTGAGACTGCGGAGATGGCCCAGGAGACGGTCAGGATTATGAAGTACCCTCCCAAAGGAGAGAGAGGCGCGGGCCCTAGACTCGCCGCATTCCAGGACCCGGACTACTTTACCACAGTCAATGAGGAGTCCCTCGTGGTTGTCATGATCGAAACCCAGAGAGGACTAAATAACATCGACGAGATATTTGCTGTAGAAGGAGTCGATGCATGCTTCGTTGGTCCATCAGACTTCACATTAGATATGGGGATCCACCGCCAGTACACCCACCCTAGATTCACAGACGCCCTGGACATGATAATCAGAGCTGGGGAGGAGTACGGAGTCGCCCCTGGGATGCACTGCCAGACATCCAGCGGCCCCACCAACATCAGTAACGCTATAGAACAAGGATTCAAGTTCTGCGCTGTCAGCAGCGACGTGGGATTCCTCCGGGCAGCCGCTGCTGATGCCATCAACGAAGTCAAGGGCTGGAAAGCCTCAGAGAGAGAAGAGATAGAGCTCTAA
- a CDS encoding heavy metal translocating P-type ATPase has product MARDPICGMHVDETLAAFTAEVEGKAYYFCSDACMLTFVQPEEERVLLKRMVVFSLGFGLLTMAIMFYQGPLPWLSKRMWAFLLATSVQFIPGWRYYRGAWRAIKARTMNMDTLIVVGTSTAWVYSTIVVFFPQIAPSNEVYFDTAALIIALILVGKLLEEIARGRASEAIRRLLDLQPPVARILKEDGTEEELPVEEVMPFDVVIVRPGEKIPLDGEILEGNSSVDESMVTGESIPVVKSAGDGVIGGTVNKEGALKVEVTKIGMNTTMQQIAQMVEEAQLSRAPIPRVADIVAGYFVPIVITVGIITFAGWYYVMGSTFGFALRAFISVVIVACPCAIGIATPTAILVGAAKGAENGILIKGGEYLEKTRELQAIAFDKTGTLTKGEITVTDVISENEGLIRLVASLERRSEHPIGEAIMKYAKEKRLNLLEPKNVEALAGKGIKGTVDGQEMIVGTQRLMDEIGAKISEDLNAKADQLYGEGKTIIFISSGGKVNGLIGVADEIKENAAEVVAKLKSMDLQVVMITGDNKRTAETIAGKVGIDHYLAEVLPQDKVQVIKGLQEEGLIVAMVGDGINDAPALAQSEVGIALGSGTDVARETGGIILIRNNLIDVVIAIQLSKATYSKIKQNLFWAFGYNMMLIPIAAGCFIRWGLKMHPLFAAGAMAFSSISVVFNSLLLRGFKPKL; this is encoded by the coding sequence ATGGCACGAGACCCCATTTGTGGGATGCATGTTGATGAGACATTAGCCGCATTCACCGCGGAGGTGGAAGGGAAGGCCTATTACTTCTGCAGTGATGCCTGCATGCTCACTTTTGTCCAACCTGAAGAGGAACGCGTATTGCTGAAACGCATGGTTGTTTTCAGTCTCGGCTTCGGGCTTCTGACGATGGCGATCATGTTCTACCAGGGCCCGCTTCCTTGGTTATCCAAGCGGATGTGGGCTTTCCTCCTTGCTACCTCGGTTCAGTTTATCCCGGGCTGGAGATATTACAGGGGAGCCTGGAGGGCTATCAAAGCTCGGACCATGAACATGGACACTCTTATAGTCGTGGGGACCTCAACCGCCTGGGTATATAGTACCATTGTTGTCTTCTTCCCTCAAATAGCCCCCAGCAACGAGGTCTACTTCGATACCGCAGCTTTGATAATCGCCTTGATCTTGGTGGGTAAACTCCTCGAAGAGATCGCAAGGGGGAGGGCCTCTGAGGCCATTCGCAGACTCTTAGATCTCCAACCACCTGTGGCACGGATCCTCAAAGAAGATGGGACGGAAGAGGAGTTGCCAGTGGAGGAGGTGATGCCCTTCGACGTAGTCATTGTGAGACCAGGAGAGAAGATTCCTCTAGACGGAGAGATCCTTGAGGGGAACTCCTCAGTGGACGAGAGCATGGTCACCGGAGAGAGCATCCCCGTGGTCAAGTCTGCAGGGGACGGGGTAATTGGGGGAACGGTAAACAAAGAGGGAGCCCTCAAGGTGGAAGTCACTAAGATCGGCATGAATACCACCATGCAACAGATAGCCCAGATGGTCGAGGAAGCTCAGCTCAGCAGGGCTCCTATCCCGAGGGTCGCCGACATAGTCGCTGGATACTTCGTGCCCATAGTCATCACCGTCGGCATCATCACTTTCGCCGGATGGTACTACGTTATGGGATCAACATTCGGGTTTGCCCTTAGGGCGTTCATATCTGTGGTGATAGTGGCATGTCCCTGCGCAATAGGCATCGCGACTCCTACAGCAATCCTTGTAGGGGCAGCCAAGGGGGCAGAGAATGGGATCCTCATAAAAGGAGGAGAATACTTGGAAAAGACCCGGGAGCTCCAGGCCATCGCTTTTGATAAGACGGGGACCCTCACAAAGGGGGAGATCACCGTCACGGATGTTATCTCTGAAAATGAGGGACTCATTAGGCTAGTAGCCTCCTTAGAACGACGCTCGGAGCATCCCATTGGGGAGGCAATTATGAAATATGCTAAAGAGAAGAGATTGAACCTCCTAGAGCCAAAAAATGTAGAGGCCCTAGCTGGGAAAGGGATTAAGGGAACTGTCGATGGCCAGGAGATGATAGTAGGCACACAAAGACTCATGGATGAGATCGGGGCCAAGATCTCTGAAGACCTCAACGCCAAGGCTGACCAGCTATACGGGGAAGGAAAGACCATCATCTTCATCTCCTCAGGTGGGAAGGTCAATGGCCTAATCGGGGTAGCCGATGAGATCAAGGAAAATGCCGCCGAGGTGGTGGCCAAGCTGAAGAGCATGGACCTACAGGTAGTTATGATAACGGGAGACAACAAACGCACAGCCGAGACCATCGCAGGGAAGGTAGGGATAGACCACTACCTCGCTGAGGTCCTTCCACAGGACAAGGTCCAGGTTATCAAGGGTCTCCAAGAGGAGGGGTTGATCGTCGCGATGGTGGGGGATGGCATCAACGATGCTCCAGCTCTGGCCCAGTCAGAGGTGGGTATCGCCTTAGGGAGCGGGACAGATGTGGCGAGGGAAACGGGAGGGATCATTCTGATCAGGAATAATCTAATAGATGTCGTAATAGCCATACAGCTGAGCAAGGCAACCTACTCCAAGATCAAGCAGAATCTGTTTTGGGCCTTCGGATATAACATGATGCTTATCCCCATTGCGGCTGGATGTTTCATCCGTTGGGGGCTGAAGATGCACCCCCTCTTCGCCGCCGGGGCGATGGCATTTAGTAGCATTAGCGTAGTCTTTAACAGCCTCCTCCTGAGGGGGTTTAAACCGAAGCTATAG
- a CDS encoding thymidylate kinase: MVVEGLDASGKTTQAQRLRDHLEARGCAVYARFHPESDNWAGIRARRFLLADGWSAHFAAAMFYIADVLRSVIITPWRAYDYVIYVRYLMGTIYLPPPIGVFAYRFFTTILPRSKHVFYLDIKPEEAYSRIVRGRSQIEMFESKEQLEKIGSRAFALASSSRWIIINGAGTEEDVWERILAKLKSNL; the protein is encoded by the coding sequence TTGGTCGTAGAGGGCCTAGATGCCTCAGGGAAGACAACCCAGGCGCAGAGACTCAGGGACCATTTGGAGGCGAGAGGATGCGCTGTCTACGCTCGTTTCCACCCTGAAAGTGACAACTGGGCGGGGATCAGGGCGAGGCGCTTCCTTTTAGCGGATGGGTGGAGTGCCCACTTTGCTGCTGCGATGTTCTACATAGCTGACGTCCTCAGGAGTGTTATCATAACCCCGTGGCGGGCCTATGACTATGTCATCTATGTCCGATACCTTATGGGAACGATATATTTGCCTCCGCCCATAGGGGTCTTTGCCTACCGATTCTTCACCACCATCCTCCCCAGGTCGAAACACGTCTTCTACTTAGATATTAAACCCGAGGAAGCCTATTCTCGTATCGTTCGAGGTCGAAGCCAAATAGAAATGTTCGAATCTAAAGAACAGCTCGAGAAAATTGGGTCCCGTGCCTTTGCCTTGGCTAGTTCTAGCCGATGGATCATCATTAACGGGGCGGGAACTGAGGAAGATGTCTGGGAACGGATCTTGGCTAAACTAAAGTCTAATCTTTGA
- a CDS encoding pyridoxal-phosphate dependent enzyme, protein MSLDCIVLDPDEIPSKWYNIIPDLPYQLPPYKIINSGKEVRYLPSIFTDASSKVEFSGRRWVDIPREVLEAYIKSGRPMPLRRARRLEDSLKTPAKIYYKCEEMHPVGTFKTNTALPQAYWAMKEGYRRTVFVGSSNTRTKMAHAYSAMYFGLIPTVFISRMDAKRSPEHPKFLKEMLSADIIHSPSETTEVGRKALRCDHNQRESNVVRAEVEEAARKDDAVAVVSSFLNHALLTQTIMGLEAEKQLTTIEEKPDIIIAPVGGGSNFYGLVAPFVHKKLKKESQVKLLAVESETSAKLTQGIYSYIRLQGPISSYLGKTYEFEIENPRPEVMGIGIQTSNTAPLLGYLNNIGIIDTVAYPKDEKVIFEAAKTFLKTEGRLIAPESAYAVKAAIDEARLAKKEQNEKVILLSVSATTFMDFGEKKRYMKFMA, encoded by the coding sequence TTGAGCCTTGACTGCATTGTTCTAGACCCTGATGAGATACCTAGTAAGTGGTATAACATCATTCCGGACCTACCCTACCAGCTTCCACCCTATAAGATCATTAACAGTGGAAAAGAGGTGAGATATCTTCCCAGTATATTCACGGATGCTTCGTCAAAAGTAGAGTTCTCGGGCAGGCGTTGGGTGGATATCCCGAGGGAAGTTTTAGAGGCATACATTAAATCGGGGAGGCCCATGCCTTTGAGAAGGGCCCGAAGGCTAGAAGATTCCTTGAAGACGCCTGCGAAAATATACTATAAATGCGAGGAGATGCATCCGGTCGGGACCTTTAAAACAAATACAGCACTGCCTCAGGCTTATTGGGCTATGAAGGAGGGCTACAGAAGAACTGTCTTCGTCGGTTCATCGAACACGAGGACGAAAATGGCCCACGCATATTCGGCGATGTATTTCGGGCTCATACCGACGGTGTTTATTTCAAGAATGGATGCAAAAAGGAGCCCCGAGCACCCGAAATTCCTAAAGGAAATGTTAAGTGCTGACATTATTCACTCCCCAAGTGAGACCACAGAGGTCGGGCGAAAAGCGCTTAGATGCGACCATAATCAACGCGAGTCAAATGTCGTTAGGGCCGAAGTGGAAGAGGCTGCAAGAAAAGATGATGCAGTCGCGGTAGTCTCAAGCTTTCTAAATCACGCCCTATTGACCCAAACGATCATGGGTCTAGAGGCAGAAAAACAGCTGACAACTATCGAAGAGAAACCGGATATAATAATAGCGCCAGTAGGCGGGGGTAGCAACTTTTACGGTTTAGTAGCGCCATTCGTTCATAAAAAGCTGAAAAAAGAAAGCCAAGTCAAGCTCTTAGCTGTTGAATCCGAGACATCGGCTAAACTGACCCAAGGAATCTATAGTTATATCCGCTTACAAGGCCCGATTTCAAGCTACCTCGGGAAAACATACGAATTCGAGATTGAGAACCCAAGACCGGAGGTCATGGGTATCGGTATACAGACATCAAATACAGCCCCCTTACTTGGATACCTTAACAATATCGGCATTATTGACACGGTCGCCTATCCTAAAGATGAAAAAGTAATCTTTGAAGCAGCAAAAACATTCCTAAAGACAGAGGGCCGCCTCATAGCCCCAGAATCAGCCTACGCAGTTAAAGCTGCTATCGACGAGGCGAGACTCGCGAAAAAAGAACAAAATGAGAAGGTCATCCTCCTCTCTGTAAGCGCTACAACTTTTATGGATTTTGGGGAAAAGAAAAGGTATATGAAATTTATGGCTTGA
- a CDS encoding phosphoenolpyruvate carboxykinase (GTP), protein MPLSDVLLRGNSLKKIVTLRNPHVLRQVREFIDLCKPSGVTVITDDPTEIEYVRNLALNLGEEQPLKMDGHTIHFDGYADQARDKAHTAVLLPEGQNLSRGIVSVERESGLREMRGLLDGVMKGKEMLVRFFSLGPTKSRFNLCALQITDSAYVSHSEDLLYRSGYDEFNRLGGSREFFTFIHSAGALDKRKCSIDIKKRRIYIDLLDGKVYSVNNQYAGNSLGLKKLALRLAVYKANHENWLAEHMLVMGIHPPGKDRVTYFTGAYPSASGKTSTAMIPGQTVVGDDIAYLRTDGEGNVRAVNIESGIFGIIKDVHPDDDPLIYKALITPRELIFSNVLIEDGVPYWQGMGRDPPVSGVNYSGDWWKEKTDGDGKGIPFAHSNARYTMRISELGNADPHVNDPDGVVIRAMLYGGRDSDTNVPVCEAVSWEHGVYLGAIIESETTSATLGRKGVRKSNPMANMDFLVIPLGAYLSNHIKFGRRLRNCPTVFATNYFLKHEGEYTNAIPDKKVWVLWAEGRVHGDYDTIKTPIGLLPKYRDLKDLFRDTLQKDYSLEDYHIQFSVRLDRYLEKIARMEEIFKPEPNMPTEFWEILNQQWAELEVLKAETGKATLTPEYFL, encoded by the coding sequence ATGCCGTTATCCGATGTACTTCTCAGAGGCAACAGCCTCAAGAAGATCGTTACCCTCAGGAACCCCCATGTTCTGAGGCAGGTACGGGAGTTTATTGATTTGTGTAAGCCTTCCGGGGTCACCGTTATCACAGATGACCCCACGGAGATCGAGTACGTCAGGAACCTGGCTCTCAACTTAGGAGAGGAGCAGCCCCTCAAGATGGACGGCCATACAATCCACTTCGACGGGTACGCCGACCAGGCCAGGGACAAGGCTCATACAGCAGTACTTCTCCCAGAGGGCCAGAACCTGAGCCGAGGCATCGTTTCCGTGGAACGGGAGTCAGGGCTCCGGGAGATGAGGGGACTCTTGGACGGCGTCATGAAAGGTAAGGAGATGTTGGTCCGGTTCTTCAGTCTGGGGCCGACCAAATCCCGGTTTAACTTATGTGCTCTCCAGATCACGGATTCAGCCTACGTAAGCCACAGTGAGGATCTCCTCTACAGGAGCGGCTACGATGAGTTCAACCGCCTTGGGGGGAGTCGGGAGTTCTTTACATTCATCCACAGCGCAGGGGCCCTTGACAAGAGAAAGTGTAGCATCGACATCAAGAAGCGACGCATCTATATCGACCTCCTTGATGGCAAGGTCTACTCGGTAAACAACCAATATGCCGGGAATAGCTTGGGCCTTAAGAAGCTCGCCCTCCGCCTCGCGGTCTATAAGGCCAACCATGAGAATTGGCTAGCCGAGCACATGCTCGTGATGGGGATCCACCCCCCCGGCAAGGACCGAGTTACCTACTTCACCGGAGCCTACCCCAGTGCCTCGGGCAAAACCAGCACGGCGATGATCCCCGGGCAGACCGTCGTTGGGGATGACATTGCATATCTGAGAACTGATGGGGAGGGAAACGTCAGGGCCGTAAACATCGAATCTGGGATATTCGGTATCATCAAGGACGTTCACCCGGATGATGACCCTCTTATCTACAAGGCCCTAATTACTCCTAGGGAGCTCATCTTCAGCAACGTTCTCATTGAGGATGGGGTCCCCTACTGGCAGGGCATGGGTAGGGACCCCCCGGTAAGCGGGGTAAACTACTCGGGGGACTGGTGGAAGGAGAAGACCGACGGGGATGGCAAGGGGATACCCTTTGCCCACAGCAACGCCCGGTACACCATGCGGATCAGCGAGCTGGGCAACGCCGATCCCCACGTCAATGACCCCGACGGCGTTGTGATCCGTGCAATGCTTTACGGTGGTCGGGACTCAGACACCAACGTTCCAGTCTGCGAGGCGGTGAGCTGGGAGCACGGGGTCTACTTGGGGGCTATCATTGAGTCCGAGACGACCTCAGCAACCTTAGGCCGAAAGGGAGTACGAAAGTCCAACCCCATGGCAAATATGGATTTCCTCGTCATCCCCTTAGGAGCTTATCTCTCCAACCATATTAAGTTCGGACGTAGGCTCAGAAACTGCCCAACGGTCTTCGCGACCAACTACTTCCTAAAACATGAGGGTGAATACACCAACGCGATCCCAGACAAAAAGGTCTGGGTCCTCTGGGCAGAAGGCCGGGTCCACGGGGACTACGACACTATCAAGACCCCTATCGGCCTCCTCCCAAAGTATAGGGACCTAAAAGATCTGTTCAGGGACACCCTCCAGAAGGATTACTCCTTGGAGGACTATCATATCCAATTCTCGGTTAGGTTGGACAGGTACTTAGAGAAGATCGCTAGAATGGAGGAGATATTCAAGCCCGAGCCAAATATGCCCACTGAGTTTTGGGAGATCCTCAACCAGCAATGGGCGGAGCTAGAGGTTCTAAAGGCTGAGACCGGGAAGGCGACTCTGACCCCTGAGTACTTTCTATAA
- a CDS encoding aminotransferase class III-fold pyridoxal phosphate-dependent enzyme: protein MGYEEKTKRSKGLYARAAEVLPAGVSYAIRDFPPHPFYIAEAKGAKLTDVDGNVYTDYWMGHGALILGHAQKSVVKAVTEQLIKGTHFGYAHELEVELAECIVDMIPSAEMVRYTSSGTEANMYASRLARAYTGRDGMVKIEGGWHGGYDSLHTSVHNFGAPESAGLNPKTYEDTRAVPFNDLEAARRALKGEDVACLIIEPMMGAAGFLTPEPGYLEGLREVCDANGTLLIFDEVITGFRLSPGGAQPLYCVDADVTILGKIMGGGFPIGAFCGRREIFERLNHRKYPDSKKRPFHGGTFTGNPVSMVAGITILNILKGGKVHGKIDNLGGKVVRGLEDIISRSRIDAVITGVGSAFAVHFQKLKPRNAREMARNDTEIAKGYWSHLLAKSITYVSPSLPHSFIGEPHTSEDVEAYLGASEEFFKDGMS, encoded by the coding sequence ATGGGCTACGAGGAAAAGACAAAACGATCCAAGGGTTTGTATGCGCGGGCAGCGGAGGTCCTCCCGGCGGGGGTCTCCTACGCCATCAGAGACTTCCCCCCTCATCCCTTCTATATCGCTGAGGCAAAAGGGGCGAAGCTTACCGACGTAGACGGTAACGTTTACACAGACTACTGGATGGGTCACGGAGCTCTAATCCTGGGCCACGCCCAAAAGAGTGTGGTGAAGGCGGTCACGGAACAACTCATCAAAGGGACCCACTTCGGCTATGCCCATGAGCTCGAGGTCGAGCTAGCCGAGTGCATTGTGGATATGATCCCCAGCGCAGAGATGGTCCGGTACACCAGCTCCGGGACCGAGGCGAACATGTATGCAAGCCGCCTCGCTAGGGCCTATACAGGGAGAGACGGCATGGTAAAGATTGAGGGGGGCTGGCATGGGGGATACGATTCCCTCCACACTTCGGTCCATAACTTTGGGGCACCGGAGTCGGCAGGCCTCAACCCTAAGACCTATGAAGACACCCGGGCCGTCCCCTTCAACGACCTCGAGGCAGCTAGGAGAGCCCTAAAGGGGGAGGATGTAGCCTGCCTCATCATAGAACCGATGATGGGGGCCGCTGGCTTCCTAACCCCTGAGCCAGGCTATCTAGAGGGTCTCAGGGAAGTCTGCGACGCGAATGGGACGCTTCTCATCTTCGACGAGGTGATCACAGGGTTCAGGCTTTCCCCCGGGGGTGCCCAGCCCCTCTACTGTGTCGACGCGGATGTCACCATCCTTGGAAAGATCATGGGCGGGGGCTTCCCTATCGGGGCATTCTGCGGGCGCAGGGAGATCTTTGAGCGCCTGAACCACCGAAAGTACCCGGATTCCAAAAAAAGACCCTTCCACGGGGGTACCTTCACCGGCAACCCCGTCAGCATGGTTGCCGGGATAACGATCCTCAACATCTTAAAGGGGGGTAAGGTCCATGGGAAGATTGATAACCTCGGTGGTAAGGTCGTCCGGGGTCTCGAGGACATTATTAGCCGGAGCAGGATCGACGCAGTTATTACCGGGGTGGGTTCTGCCTTTGCAGTTCATTTCCAAAAGTTGAAGCCGAGGAACGCTAGGGAGATGGCAAGGAACGACACAGAGATCGCGAAGGGCTACTGGTCCCACTTGCTTGCGAAGAGCATAACCTATGTGAGTCCCAGCCTGCCCCACTCTTTCATCGGGGAGCCCCACACCAGCGAGGATGTCGAGGCTTATCTAGGGGCATCTGAGGAGTTCTTCAAGGACGGGATGAGTTAA
- a CDS encoding P1 family peptidase, with product MKVMGDRPRTREFGIHLGLMERGKMNAITDVHGVGVGHSTLICGENVRTGVTAIVPHQGDIHGEKVTAGVDLFNAFGKVTGLPQVMLEGVIEVPILLTETMNTWRVADAMLDYQKERYGNAPRTLNVVVGETNGGYLTNNHGRHIGRKQVFEAIDTARSGVGTGPVPEGNVGGGTPMTGYGFKGGIGTASRIYHNFTVGALVQLNCGRKEDLMIDGVPVGREVELPEPPNASTGNSIMMVVATDLALDSRQLQNAAKRAMLGLSKTGTFGANTSGDFTIAFSTGMKPIAELIKLDPELWRPRLGERFMNPVYRATGEAIQEAVLNALFKAETMIGMNGNTRHALPLDQVSDIFSSYGRHLKPIKGS from the coding sequence ATGAAGGTTATGGGCGACAGGCCGAGGACTAGAGAGTTCGGGATACATCTAGGTTTAATGGAAAGAGGAAAAATGAACGCCATCACAGACGTACATGGGGTCGGCGTGGGTCACTCGACCCTGATCTGCGGGGAGAACGTGAGGACTGGTGTGACGGCCATAGTTCCACATCAAGGGGACATCCATGGAGAGAAGGTGACAGCTGGAGTCGACCTCTTCAACGCCTTTGGGAAGGTAACGGGGCTCCCTCAGGTCATGCTCGAGGGAGTCATTGAAGTCCCTATCCTCCTCACCGAGACCATGAACACTTGGAGGGTAGCTGACGCAATGCTAGATTATCAGAAGGAAAGATACGGGAATGCCCCCCGGACGCTGAACGTAGTGGTGGGGGAGACCAACGGGGGCTACCTCACAAACAACCACGGAAGACATATTGGCAGGAAACAGGTTTTTGAAGCCATCGATACTGCCCGGAGTGGAGTGGGTACGGGTCCCGTCCCAGAAGGAAACGTTGGCGGGGGCACCCCAATGACCGGATACGGTTTTAAAGGAGGCATCGGCACAGCATCCAGAATATACCATAACTTCACCGTAGGGGCCCTCGTCCAGCTCAACTGCGGCAGGAAAGAGGACCTTATGATAGACGGCGTCCCTGTGGGTAGGGAGGTGGAGCTACCAGAGCCCCCCAACGCCTCCACAGGGAACTCAATTATGATGGTGGTTGCTACTGACCTCGCCCTTGACTCCCGCCAGCTCCAGAATGCAGCTAAGAGGGCTATGTTAGGACTATCCAAAACAGGTACCTTTGGAGCCAACACAAGCGGTGACTTCACAATCGCCTTTAGCACCGGAATGAAGCCCATAGCTGAACTAATCAAGTTGGATCCCGAGCTCTGGCGTCCTCGGCTAGGGGAGAGATTCATGAACCCAGTGTATAGGGCTACGGGAGAGGCTATCCAAGAGGCCGTTCTTAATGCATTGTTCAAAGCTGAAACCATGATCGGTATGAATGGGAATACGAGACACGCCTTACCCCTGGACCAGGTTTCAGATATCTTTAGTAGCTACGGGCGTCATCTGAAACCGATTAAAGGCTCCTGA
- a CDS encoding aminotransferase class V-fold PLP-dependent enzyme, whose product MNIYEELGVKSVINASFALTRLGGSTLTKEVQQAMEEANKTYVYLWDLMKKGGQLLADGCGAEAGWITSGAFNGLVLSAAACIAGKDPEKIRRLPDTTGMKNEIIIQRANRILIYDRAMQVPGGKFVFVGDERWGCTPKLMEAAINENTAAINHVIIENDKPRIVSIEETVKVAHKHDVPVILDCSGMTYPLEGLTKFVEMGVDLACYGGKYVGGPNSTGFIVGRKDLIDTVAIHSFIGHEAGPNEQGGYYRGIGRGYKLDRQEIVALLVSFKRWLKMDHKKERIEPAWKRARYINNQIMKLPGLKGAEINFTPEEGEEIGYHTIGIALNFKEKTEDEVREMVLSLREDDPEIWLRSRGIGTSFVINCLTLLPGQEKILVERFTKLFS is encoded by the coding sequence ATGAACATTTACGAGGAGCTTGGAGTTAAGAGCGTCATAAACGCTTCCTTCGCTCTTACCCGGTTGGGGGGATCAACCTTGACCAAGGAAGTCCAGCAGGCGATGGAGGAGGCGAACAAGACTTACGTCTACCTATGGGACCTGATGAAGAAGGGCGGGCAGTTATTGGCCGATGGCTGCGGGGCTGAGGCGGGATGGATAACCAGCGGTGCGTTTAACGGGCTTGTCCTCAGCGCGGCCGCATGTATTGCAGGGAAAGACCCCGAAAAGATCAGGCGTCTTCCTGACACAACGGGGATGAAGAATGAGATCATCATTCAGAGAGCCAACAGGATCCTCATCTACGATAGGGCAATGCAGGTCCCCGGAGGCAAATTCGTTTTCGTCGGGGACGAGCGTTGGGGGTGCACCCCGAAGCTCATGGAGGCCGCTATTAACGAAAACACTGCTGCCATCAACCACGTTATCATCGAAAATGACAAGCCCCGGATCGTCTCCATCGAGGAGACTGTGAAAGTAGCTCACAAGCACGATGTCCCAGTCATACTGGACTGTTCAGGGATGACCTATCCCCTAGAAGGTCTCACTAAGTTTGTGGAGATGGGGGTGGACTTAGCATGTTATGGGGGAAAGTATGTGGGAGGACCTAACTCCACAGGGTTCATCGTAGGAAGGAAGGACCTCATCGATACAGTGGCAATCCACAGCTTTATTGGGCACGAGGCCGGGCCCAACGAGCAGGGGGGCTATTACAGGGGCATAGGGAGAGGCTATAAGCTGGATAGACAGGAGATTGTCGCACTGTTGGTATCCTTCAAGAGGTGGTTGAAAATGGATCACAAGAAGGAGCGTATAGAGCCCGCCTGGAAGAGGGCTCGATACATTAATAATCAGATCATGAAGCTCCCCGGTCTCAAGGGCGCCGAGATAAACTTCACCCCGGAGGAGGGCGAGGAAATAGGTTACCATACTATAGGGATCGCCCTGAATTTTAAAGAAAAGACTGAGGATGAGGTTAGAGAGATGGTCTTAAGTCTCCGTGAGGATGATCCAGAGATCTGGCTAAGGTCGAGGGGGATAGGAACCTCCTTTGTCATCAACTGCCTTACATTGCTGCCCGGGCAAGAAAAGATCCTCGTAGAAAGATTCACCAAGCTCTTCTCTTAG